A part of Ursus arctos isolate Adak ecotype North America chromosome X, UrsArc2.0, whole genome shotgun sequence genomic DNA contains:
- the LOC125281227 gene encoding melanoma-associated antigen B5-like — translation MPRGQKSKHRTREKRRQSRGDSQSHMKVQAPVAMEESPTSCSPVLEGNTQSSSAIESTSTSQEAWGAPSTTITSSDISGTKSAEGENNQGEEHLCFPEFSPSTESTDILTMKVSLLEQFLLYKYKMKQPIMKEDMLKIIGQNYKDQYPEILKKASERIEVVFAVDLKEVDSTKQSYDLISKVKLPNNGRVRAGRGLPKTGLLMTVLGVIFMKGNCATEEDIWKFLGMMRVFAGRKHFIYGEPKKLITKDLVRLKYLEYRQVLNSDPPRYEFLWGPKAQAETSKMKVLEFLAKVNDTVPNAFSSRYEEALRDEEARAQARPTARLGATPIASVHYRGTFSNFSHPY, via the coding sequence ATGCCCCGGGGTCAGAAGAGTAAGCACCGCACTCGTGAAAAACGCCGCCAGTCTCGCGGTGACTCCCAGAGTCACATGAAAGTTCAGGCCCCTGTAGCAATGGAAGAGTCCCCCACCTCCTGTTCTCCTGTTTTGGAGGGTAATACCCAGAGTTCATCAGCTATTGAGTCAACTAGCACTTCCCAGGAGGCTTGGGGAGCCCCGTCTACCACCATTACCTCTTCAGATATTTCTGGCACAAAATCTGCTGAAGGTGAGAACAACCAAGGTGAGGAACATctatgtttccctgagttctcaCCTTCTACTGAGAGCACTGATATTCTAACTATGAAGGTGAGTTTGTTGGAGCAGTTTCTTCTgtacaaatacaaaatgaaacagcCCATTATGAAGGAAGACATGCTGAAGATTATTGGCCAAAACTACAAAGACCAATATCCTGAGATCCTCAAGAAAGCCTCTGAGCGCATTGAGGTTGTCTTTGCAGTTGACTTGAAAGAAGTCGACTCAACCAAACAATCCTATGACCTCATCAGCAAAGTGAAACTCCCTAACAATGGGAGGGTGCGTGCTGGCAGGGGGTTACCCAAGACTGGTCTCCTGATGACAGTCCTCGGTGTGATCTTCATGAAAGGCAACTGTGCTACTGAGGAAGACATCTGGAAATTTCTGGGTATGATGCGAGTATTTGCCGGGAGGAAGCATTTCATTTACGGAGAGCCTAAGAAGCTCATCACCAAAGACTTGGTGAGGCTAAAGTACCTGGAGTACCGCCAAGTGCTCAACAGTGATCCTCCACGCTATGAGTTTTTGTGGGGTCCGAAAGCCCAAGCTGAAACCAGCAAGATGAAAGTCCTGGAATTTTTGGCCAAGGTCAATGATACGGTTCCCAATGCCTTCTCATCAAGATATGAAGAAGCTTTGAGAGATGAGGAAGCAAGAGCCCAAGCCAGACCTACAGCCAGGCTAGGTGCTACTCCTATAGCCAGTGTGCATTATAGGGGCACATTCAGCAACTTCTCCCACCCCTATTGA
- the LOC113242203 gene encoding melanoma-associated antigen B5-like has product MPRSHKSKLQASEKRRQARGEAQGEVAQAIAAVEEESTISSSPQCEDAAQSLPPSGSSSTSQRRRRAQATTVTSTAVSSTRSDEDSNSQDEDRVSPCEASYYTENPGEDSLTRKPGLLEQFLLYKYKMKQPILKEDMLKIIGPNYEDRFPEILKKASERIEIVFAVDLKEIDSTRQSYDLVSKLKLPNNGRVRAGRGLPKTGLLMNILGMIFMKGNCAAEEDIWKFLGMMRVYAGRKHFIYGEPRKLITKDLVRLQYLEYRQVANSDPPRFEFLWGPKALAETSKMKVLEFLAKVNDTIPSAFPSYYEEALQEEEERVQTKAMVRASNIAKVIIPSRAMSQNIFPPLVKSEFCYSPDKKI; this is encoded by the coding sequence ATGCCTCGCAGTCATAAGAGTAAGCTCCAGGCTTCTGAGAAACGCCGCCAGGCTCGAGGTGAGGCTCAGGGTGAGGTTGCTCAGGCCATAGCAGCAGTGGAAGAGGAGTCTACTATCTCCTCTTCTCCTCAGTGTGAAGATGCTGCCCAGAGTCTGCCTCCTTCTGGGTCAAGTAGCACTTCCCAGCGGCGTCGAAGAGCACAAGCCACCACTGTTACTTCTACAGCCGTTTCTAGCACTAGATCTGATGAAGATTCCAACAGCCAAGATGAGGATAGGGTAAGCCCCTGTGAAGCCTCATACTACACTGAGAACCCAGGAGAAGATTCACTGACCAGGAAACCTGGCTTATTGGAGCAGTTCCTTCTGTAcaagtataaaatgaaacaacCCATTTTGAAGGAAGACATGCTGAAGATTATCGGCCCAAATTACGAAGACCGATTTCCTGAGATCCTCAAGAAAGCCTCTGAGCGCATTGAGATTGTCTTTGCAGTTGATTTGAAGGAAATCGACTCAACCAGACAATCCTACGACCTCGTCAGCAAGCTCAAACTCCCCAACAATGGGAGGGTGCGTGCTGGCAGGGGGTTACCCAAGACCGGTCTCCTGATGAATATCCTGGGAATGATCTTCATGAAGGGCAACTGTGCTGCTGAGGAAGACATCTGGAAATTCCTGGGTATGATGAGAGTATATGCCGGAAGGAAGCACTTCATCTACGGAGAGCCCAGGAAGCTCATCACCAAAGATTTGGTGAGGCTGCAGTATCTAGAATACCGCCAAGTGGCCAACAGTGATCCTCCACGCTTCGAGTTCTTGTGGGGTCCGAAAGCCCTAGCTGAAACCAGCAAGATGAAAGTCCTGGAATTTCTGGCGAAAGTCAACGATACCATCCCCAGTGCTTTCCCATCCTATTACGAAGAAGCTCtgcaagaagaggaagagagagtccaaACCAAAGCCATGGTCAGGGCTAGCAATATTGCCAAAGTCATTATACCTTCCAGGGCCATGTCCCAGAATATCTTTCCACCCCTAGTGAAATCTGAGTTCTGTTATTCTCCAGATAAGAAAATATAA
- the LOC113242204 gene encoding melanoma-associated antigen B17-like, with amino-acid sequence MPRGKSKVRAWEKRHQGRGEAQSLGGAPAAAAAAAAAEEPPRSPQPAVGGMPPGSPEEGTPPQPQGARAPDSPGEGPAGPPRDQGARAPDSPGEGPAGPPRDQGAGGPAPAERKNALTRKASVLVQFLLEKYAAGEPVAHAALLKLVSRKYREHFPEILRLTSERMELVFGLELREADARSQTYVLVSKLALPSDGSLGGGGKGPPKTGLLMALLGVIFMKGNRATEEEVWEFLTVLGVQAGRRHPIFGEPRKLITEDLVRQGYLQYRPVPASDPPRYEFLWGPRAHEQTSKMQVLQVLAKINNTVPRCFPQLYEEALLEEGERAVAHGPRRV; translated from the coding sequence ATGCCTCGGGGCAAGAGCAAGGTCCGTGCCTGGGAGAAACGCCACCAGGGCCGCGGTGAGGCTCAGAGTCTCGGGGGTGCTCCTGCTGCAGCAGCCGCAGCCGCAGCAGCAGAAGAGCCCCCCCGCTCCCCCCAGCCCGCTGTGGGGGGGATGCCCCCGGGCTCCCCCGAGGAGGGTACACCCCCGCAGCCCCAGGGCGCCCGGGCCCCCGACTCTCCTGGCGAGGGCCCTGCAGGCCCGCCACGTGACCAGGGCGCCCGGGCCCCCGACTCTCCTGGCGAGGGCCCTGCAGGCCCGCCACGTGACCAGGGCGCCGGGGGCCCGGCCCCGGCCGAGCGCAAAAACGCCCTCACCCGCAAGGCCAGCGTGCTGGTGCAGTTCCTGCTGGAGAAGTACGCGGCCGGGGAGCCCGTGGCGCACGCCGCGCTGCTGAAGCTCGTCAGCAGGAAGTACCGCGAGCACTTCCCCGAGATCCTCAGGCTCACCTCGGAGCGCATGGAGCTGGTGTTCGGGCTCGAGCTCAGGGAGGCCGACGCCCGCAGCCAGACCTACGTCCTGGTCAGCAAGCTGGCCCTCCCGAGCGACGGCAGCCTGGGCGGCGGCGGCAAGGGGCCGCCCAAGACCGGCCTCCTGATGGCGCTCCTGGGCGTGATCTTCATGAAGGGCAACCGCGCCACCGAGGAGGAGGTCTGGGAGTTCCTCACCGTGCTGGGCGTCCAGGCGGGCAGGAGGCACCCGATCTTCGGCGAGCCCAGGAAGCTCATCACCGAAGACCTGGTGCGCCAGGGCTACCTGCAGTACCGCCCGGTGCCAGCCAGCGACCCTCCGCGCTACGAGTTCCTGTGGGGCCCGCGGGCCCACGAGCAGACCAGCAAGATGCAGGTGCTGCAGGTCCTGGCCAAGATCAACAACACCGTGCCCAGGTGCTTCCCGCAGCTGTACGAGGAGGCTCTGCTAGAGGAGGGGGAGCGCGCGGTGGCCCATGGCCCTCGCCGCGTCTAG